The following nucleotide sequence is from cyanobacterium endosymbiont of Braarudosphaera bigelowii.
AACATCTGATTTTAATATTTAAATATTGGAATAAATACTATTGCGTAAAATCGTATAACCTTTAATTAGCTCCTTGATCCCTTTTCCTAAAGACCAATCAGGACTAAAACCTGTATCTAAAATACGTTTATTAGAAACAATGTAATCTCTTTTGTCTGGATCCTCTCCTATTGGAGCTTCTAGATAAGTAAAATTTGGTAAATATTTTTTAATTTCGAAACATAATTCTAATTTTGACAAATTAGCATCTTCTAAACCTACATTGTAAGGCTTGCCTTTCATATGTTCAAAATTTTCAATTCCATGAACAAAAACTTTAGCTACATCTCTAATATGGATATAATTACGCTTAAAGTGTCCTTCAAAAATTACAACTGCACGATCATAAAAAGCACGATAAACAAAATCGTTTACTAGTAAATCCATACGCATTCTTGGAGACATACCAAAAACAGTTGCTAAACGAAATGTAATGCTATTCTCTCTTTCTAAAACTGATCTTTCCGCATCAACCTTAGTAGTACCATAGAGAGATATCGGACGTAAAGGAGATTCTTCAGTACAAAATTTACCTGCCTCGCCTATACCATAGCCACTATTAGTTACAGGCATTAAAATTCTTTGTTGTTTACTAGCTAAATCACAAATTAATTTAACTGCTTCATAGTTAATAGTACGTGTACCAATATTATCTCTATTACAAAGTGGTGCTCCAACTAGGGCAGCTAAAGGAATTATCGCATCAGAATTTTTAAGTAAATTTTTTATCAAAGATTCATCACGACAATCACCACGTACAACATGAAACTTATCGTATTGACAACAATCGGCTAGGCTATTCTGTCCAAACATAAAGTTATCCAATACTGTAACTTCATAGCCTTTTGCCAATAATATTGGAGTCAAAACTGAGCCAATATATCCAGCTCCGCCAGTAATTAAAATCTTCATAGATATTCTATAATCCTATATCTTTTATTTAAACAGAAGCTAAATATTGATGAATAGTTTCATCGGTACTTCCTATATATTCAACTTTTCCTCGATTGATCCATATAGCTTTATCGCAGGATTGCTGAATAAAGTCTAAGCTATGAGAGACAACTAGAATAGTTGTATGATGTCCCCATAGTTTATCCATTCTTTCTTTACATTTATGCTTAAAATTTTCATCACCGACAGACAAAACTTCATCTAAAATTAAAATGTCTGGTTCAACATCTGTGGCGATTGCAAAGCCAAGACGAGCTGTCATTCCGGAGGAAAGAGATTTAACAGGTGCCAATCTATAATCAGTTAAGTCAGCAAAATCTAAAATTGTGTCAACACGATTTTTCATGTCTTGGCGCGAAAAACCTAGCATCACACCATACAGAACGATGTTATCGGCAACAGAAAGCTCTCCATCGAGCCCTGCTCCTAGTTCAATCAAAGGGGCTATTTTACCTTTTACACGAATCTGTCCTGATGTAGGAGCTAAAATACCAGTAATAACTTTAAGTAAAGTAGATTTACCTGAACCATTTGCTCCTATAATACCAATCTTTTCCCCAACATTAACTGTTAAATTAATATTATCAAGAATTAATTTTCTTGACGGTTGACGATATTTTCCTTCTAAAAATGAGAGAATAGTTCTCTTTAAATCATAAGAAAATTCCTCTTGAGTTCTACGCCATAGAGAGACTTGATTGATTCTAATTGCTTCTATCATTTAATTTTCTAAAGCAAATCCATAAAGTTTTTTTGCCAGGAGCGAAAATAGATCCAACCTAGCACTAATAAAATAATACCGTTCAAAAATGAATGTAAGACCAGCAACATATCAGGCAAAGCTCCTGAAAGTGATATCTGGCGAATACTTTCAATAATTGGAATTAATGGATTAAAAAATAAAAAAGGTTTTACAGCAGATGGAACAATCTCTGCTGGGTAAAAAACTGGAGAACTAATCCAAAGTACAAAACAAACCAATTCGTAAAAATAGGGTAAGTCTCGAAAAAATACATATAGTGCACTGACCAGAAATCCTACACCAGTACATACTAAACTTAAAGCTATTAGTGGAAACAAAAGAGCTAATACATTTATAGGATTCCTGGACATTATTAAAGTAACAACAGCTAATAATGGTAATGAACCCACGATAAATTGAAATATGTTAGCTACAATCATTGCAACTGGAAAAACAGTTACAGGAAGATGAACTTTATTCAAAAGTGCTCCATTGCCCACTACGCTAGACAATGCTTGACTCGTAGATGACGAGAAAAAGTTAATAACAATTAAACCTGTGAAAGCGGCCAGAATATATCTAAAGGTAGAATCTTGATAATATTCACCGAAAGCTGTTCCAAAGATTGCTGCATATAATCCCGTCATAATTAATGGGTTTAATAATGACCAATAAACTCCTAAAAACGAGCCTCGATAGCGTCCCTTTAAATTTCGTTCTACCAATATTTGTACTAGCTCTAGGTATCGCCTTGTTGACGATACATCTTTACCAAGCTTATTAATAATCTTACTAGAGATACTATCTCTGATATGGAGTAGACTGGCTTTTAGCGATGTCATAATTAGGTATCAGTACCTACAAATCTAGAAATTAATAGCATAATGTACTAAATGTCAGGTACTCTTCTCAAATTGTTCCCAACTATGCTAACAAAATTTTATCCACGAAGATGGGCCAGATTCAGCTAAACTTATGAGTGATTAACTAATGCAATCAGTATACTTAATATGGAAATTGGTCAAAAAGTCAAAGTAATTCATCTTAGAGACCGCGTCTCTGGAGAAATTGTCAACAAACTAGGAAAAGAAGGTGTCATTAAAAACTTCAAAATGACTGATGGAAGTGGAATTGGTGCAATTGTAGAGTTTGCTGATAAGACCACTACCTGGTTTTTTGGTGAAGAGCTTAAACCTGTTGAATAATAACTAAAATAACTTCTATTTATGGCTTTAATTTTAACCTTTTTAGGGAAAAGTGCTAGCGGTTGTTCCACTGTAGCTATAGCTACAGCAAAAAAACTAGCTGCTTCTGGATCGCGTGTCTTGTTAGTATCCCAAGATTCAACTCCATCTTTTGATGCTTTATTAAATATGCCTGCACAATCTTTTCCGACAGAAATAGAGCCTAATTTTGAATTGGTAAATCTAAAATCAAGTCAACTTTTATCAGAAATCTGGACCGAATTTAAAGATTTAGAGGCTAAATATTTAAAGTTTCCGACTTTTAAGAGTATCTATGGACAAGAACTGGGAATCCTACCAGGTATGGATGAAGCACTAGCACTTAATGCTCTAAGAAAATATCAAGAAGGGGGTACTTATGACGTTATCATCTATGATGGTAATAATACTTTTCATACACTACGAATGTTTGGTATTCCTGGAATCTTAAATTGGTATTTAGAAAGATTTCGTCAAATATTTACTGAATCTGATCTAGGAAAAACTTTAGTACCACTTATTCAGCCATTGATTAGTACTATTTTAAATACTTCATGGACTTTAGATGATCTTGATAAAGTTTCTAGCGACAATATATTACAAGAAGGTAATGTAGCTCTAAAAGATAGCAATCGTGTTGCTGCTTATTTAATAACAACTGAAGATAAAGCAGCAATTGCTACTGCTAAATATTTTTGGGGTGGAGCATATCAAGTAGGTTTATCTGTTAAAGGTGTAATTATTAATCAAAGTTCAGAATTATCTGTAGGTAAATATTTTGATTTCGGACAATTAGAGTCATTTTCTTTGCCTAAGAAAGTTGGAAATAATTGGAAACCTTTGATAGAAGCCTTGCCAGACTTCTTAGATAAATCGAGTACTCCTTTATCTATTAATATTGATACTGCTACTAGTCAAATCAAAATATTTTTACCTGGTTTTGAAAAAAAACAAGTAAAATTGACCCAGTCTGTTTCAGAGCT
It contains:
- the petP gene encoding cytochrome b6f subunit PetP, which encodes MEIGQKVKVIHLRDRVSGEIVNKLGKEGVIKNFKMTDGSGIGAIVEFADKTTTWFFGEELKPVE
- a CDS encoding ABC transporter ATP-binding protein translates to MIEAIRINQVSLWRRTQEEFSYDLKRTILSFLEGKYRQPSRKLILDNINLTVNVGEKIGIIGANGSGKSTLLKVITGILAPTSGQIRVKGKIAPLIELGAGLDGELSVADNIVLYGVMLGFSRQDMKNRVDTILDFADLTDYRLAPVKSLSSGMTARLGFAIATDVEPDILILDEVLSVGDENFKHKCKERMDKLWGHHTTILVVSHSLDFIQQSCDKAIWINRGKVEYIGSTDETIHQYLASV
- a CDS encoding ABC transporter permease: MTSLKASLLHIRDSISSKIINKLGKDVSSTRRYLELVQILVERNLKGRYRGSFLGVYWSLLNPLIMTGLYAAIFGTAFGEYYQDSTFRYILAAFTGLIVINFFSSSTSQALSSVVGNGALLNKVHLPVTVFPVAMIVANIFQFIVGSLPLLAVVTLIMSRNPINVLALLFPLIALSLVCTGVGFLVSALYVFFRDLPYFYELVCFVLWISSPVFYPAEIVPSAVKPFLFFNPLIPIIESIRQISLSGALPDMLLVLHSFLNGIILLVLGWIYFRSWQKNFMDLL
- a CDS encoding NAD-dependent epimerase/dehydratase family protein, translated to MKILITGGAGYIGSVLTPILLAKGYEVTVLDNFMFGQNSLADCCQYDKFHVVRGDCRDESLIKNLLKNSDAIIPLAALVGAPLCNRDNIGTRTINYEAVKLICDLASKQQRILMPVTNSGYGIGEAGKFCTEESPLRPISLYGTTKVDAERSVLERENSITFRLATVFGMSPRMRMDLLVNDFVYRAFYDRAVVIFEGHFKRNYIHIRDVAKVFVHGIENFEHMKGKPYNVGLEDANLSKLELCFEIKKYLPNFTYLEAPIGEDPDKRDYIVSNKRILDTGFSPDWSLGKGIKELIKGYTILRNSIYSNI
- a CDS encoding Get3/ArsA fold putative tail anchor-mediating ATPase NosAFP, translating into MALILTFLGKSASGCSTVAIATAKKLAASGSRVLLVSQDSTPSFDALLNMPAQSFPTEIEPNFELVNLKSSQLLSEIWTEFKDLEAKYLKFPTFKSIYGQELGILPGMDEALALNALRKYQEGGTYDVIIYDGNNTFHTLRMFGIPGILNWYLERFRQIFTESDLGKTLVPLIQPLISTILNTSWTLDDLDKVSSDNILQEGNVALKDSNRVAAYLITTEDKAAIATAKYFWGGAYQVGLSVKGVIINQSSELSVGKYFDFGQLESFSLPKKVGNNWKPLIEALPDFLDKSSTPLSINIDTATSQIKIFLPGFEKKQVKLTQSVSELTIEAGDQRRKIYLPNSLTGKVVKSAKFRNNYLVVSL